A single genomic interval of Salinigranum halophilum harbors:
- a CDS encoding sensor histidine kinase, protein MTDEDSETFHVLHVDDDASVRDLVASFLPLERPALEVRSFASAPAALDALDGVDCIVSDYEMPEMDGLAFLKRVRADSPDLPFVLYTAAGSEELAAEAISAGVTDYFPKSTKREQYTLLANRVQNFATQYRTARAMGAQQRRFRKLVEYSSDVVSIVDANGVFQYLSPAASNVFGYDPDDLVGEVGFDYLHPDDVEYAVETLFEAIADPSYRPVITFRFAHPEKGWVVLENTGRNLIDDPDIEGFVINSHDVTERVAHVAELERQRDRLAEFASVVSHDLRNPLSVAGGNLSLLEQTGDTAHAAHIRLALERMETIIDDLLTLAREGENINSLGPVSLSAVAESAWQSVDTKSARLSVDTPLVVLADAGRLQQLLENLFSNAVTYAGPTAHVRVFDLRDDRTHDPAPTTGQQNEPTRGFAVADDGPGIPPSDRERVLDYGVSSDPDRTGFGLAIVRRVAEAHGWTVTVTDRPDGGAMFVFTDVRTPAPDAADDHPPA, encoded by the coding sequence ATGACTGACGAGGACAGTGAGACGTTCCACGTACTCCACGTCGACGACGACGCAAGCGTCCGTGACCTCGTCGCCTCCTTCCTCCCGCTCGAGCGACCGGCACTCGAGGTTCGGTCGTTCGCGTCGGCGCCGGCGGCACTCGACGCGCTCGACGGCGTCGACTGCATCGTCTCGGACTACGAGATGCCCGAGATGGACGGGCTGGCGTTCCTCAAACGCGTTCGTGCCGACTCCCCAGACCTGCCGTTCGTCCTCTACACGGCGGCCGGGAGCGAGGAACTCGCCGCCGAGGCCATCTCCGCCGGGGTGACCGACTACTTCCCGAAGTCCACGAAGCGCGAGCAGTACACGCTGCTCGCCAATCGGGTCCAGAACTTCGCCACCCAGTACCGGACGGCGCGAGCGATGGGCGCTCAGCAGCGGCGTTTCCGCAAACTGGTCGAGTACTCCTCGGACGTGGTCTCCATCGTCGACGCCAACGGCGTCTTCCAGTACCTCTCACCGGCCGCGAGCAACGTGTTCGGCTACGACCCCGACGACCTCGTCGGGGAGGTCGGCTTCGACTACCTCCACCCCGACGACGTCGAGTATGCCGTCGAGACGCTCTTCGAGGCCATCGCCGACCCCTCGTACCGCCCGGTCATCACCTTCCGCTTCGCTCACCCCGAGAAGGGGTGGGTCGTCCTCGAGAACACCGGCCGGAACCTCATCGACGACCCCGACATCGAAGGGTTCGTCATCAACTCGCACGACGTCACCGAGCGGGTCGCCCACGTGGCCGAACTGGAACGCCAGCGCGACCGCCTCGCGGAGTTCGCGAGCGTCGTCAGCCACGACCTCCGCAACCCCCTCTCCGTCGCCGGCGGCAACCTCTCGTTGCTCGAACAGACCGGCGACACCGCCCACGCCGCCCACATTCGACTCGCGCTCGAACGGATGGAAACGATCATCGACGACCTCCTCACGCTCGCCCGGGAGGGCGAGAACATCAACTCGCTCGGCCCGGTCTCGCTCTCTGCGGTGGCCGAGTCGGCCTGGCAGTCCGTCGATACCAAGTCGGCTCGGCTCTCCGTCGACACCCCGCTCGTCGTCCTCGCGGACGCTGGACGACTCCAGCAACTGCTCGAGAACCTCTTCTCGAACGCCGTCACGTACGCCGGGCCGACAGCACACGTCCGCGTCTTCGACCTCCGCGACGACCGGACCCACGACCCCGCGCCGACGACCGGCCAGCAGAACGAGCCCACGCGCGGCTTCGCCGTCGCCGACGACGGCCCCGGTATCCCCCCGTCCGACCGCGAGCGGGTCCTCGACTACGGCGTCTCCTCGGACCCCGACAGAACCGGGTTCGGCCTCGCCATCGTCCGGCGGGTCGCCGAGGCACACGGCTGGACGGTCACCGTGACCGACCGGCCCGACGGCGGGGCGATGTTCGTGTTCACCGACGTGCGCACTCCTGCTCCCGACGCGGCCGACGACCACCCACCCGCGTGA
- a CDS encoding geranylgeranylglyceryl/heptaprenylglyceryl phosphate synthase codes for MTASERFGVRLGRLGAIGRVAARVLPVDTNPVPSSWTHLTKVDPEARRRLPLLSPRYLSYTDAVAVGGSTAVTGANTEATFTLLAAVDVPVFHEPSDPTHVTDDTRAAAAFIAIPQVLNGSVEAVVGELGAGIERVRGDLAPAIVADHVPRWTPAALREVLADAATSWLLETAAFEAYLVQNPDSAAAREAGVGVDDVLGPSEAARRAMVADRYLHSPVLYVEYSGRFGGQEAERVLAAVSNAVSYSRVWYGGGLAAAEDADAMLAAGADAVVVGNAFHAVAREEAALFSRARDVLAPAASRERIEAWLATEVTPERTAAAAYLSTVPALSDPVGVAEGLLVDTLAVWSRLRALSPHPSRAALERAVSVARLGLDGVDGGDEQWARAALDATQGRETALSAQLSPFVAATSDDVGGTSDA; via the coding sequence ATGACCGCAAGCGAGCGATTCGGCGTTCGGCTGGGACGTCTCGGCGCGATCGGTCGCGTCGCCGCGCGCGTCCTGCCGGTCGACACCAACCCGGTCCCGTCGTCGTGGACGCATCTCACGAAGGTCGACCCCGAGGCGCGGCGGCGGCTCCCCCTCCTCTCCCCGCGCTACCTCTCGTACACCGACGCCGTCGCTGTCGGCGGGTCGACGGCGGTGACAGGTGCGAACACGGAGGCGACGTTCACGCTCCTCGCGGCCGTCGACGTCCCCGTGTTCCACGAACCGAGCGACCCGACACACGTGACCGACGACACCCGAGCGGCGGCGGCGTTCATCGCCATCCCGCAGGTGCTCAACGGGAGCGTCGAAGCCGTCGTGGGCGAACTCGGTGCCGGCATCGAACGGGTCAGAGGCGACCTGGCACCGGCTATCGTCGCCGACCACGTCCCGCGGTGGACGCCCGCGGCCCTTCGCGAGGTGCTCGCCGACGCGGCCACCTCGTGGCTCCTCGAGACGGCCGCGTTCGAGGCGTACCTCGTCCAGAACCCCGACAGTGCCGCCGCTCGGGAGGCAGGTGTCGGTGTCGACGACGTCCTCGGCCCCTCGGAGGCCGCACGCCGGGCCATGGTCGCCGACCGCTATCTGCACAGCCCCGTCCTCTACGTCGAGTACTCCGGCCGCTTCGGTGGCCAGGAGGCCGAACGCGTCCTCGCGGCCGTCTCGAACGCGGTCTCGTACTCGCGGGTGTGGTACGGCGGCGGGCTCGCGGCGGCCGAAGACGCCGATGCGATGCTCGCCGCGGGTGCCGACGCAGTGGTCGTCGGCAACGCCTTCCACGCCGTCGCGCGTGAGGAGGCGGCGCTTTTCTCGCGGGCCCGCGACGTGCTCGCCCCCGCCGCGTCGCGCGAGCGCATCGAGGCGTGGCTCGCGACCGAGGTCACCCCCGAGCGAACGGCGGCCGCGGCGTACCTCTCGACGGTCCCCGCGCTCTCTGACCCGGTGGGGGTCGCCGAGGGACTGCTCGTCGACACCCTCGCTGTCTGGTCTCGGCTTCGCGCGCTCTCGCCTCACCCCTCGCGTGCCGCGCTGGAGCGCGCCGTCTCGGTGGCCCGTCTCGGCCTCGACGGGGTCGACGGTGGGGACGAGCAGTGGGCGCGAGCGGCCCTCGACGCGACACAGGGGCGTGAGACGGCACTCTCGGCGCAGCTAAGCCCGTTCGTCGCCGCGACGAGCGACGACGTCGGCGGCACCTCGGACGCCTGA
- a CDS encoding archaea-specific SMC-related protein, giving the protein MTSAQTPDTDVDTAIDVHVENVGGISDADVTLRPGVTVLAGRNATNRTSFLQALMSALGSEHVSLKGDADEGRVDLSVGGETFTRTLERAGSSVRTGGTPYLDKPELADLFAFLLESNEARRAVARGDDLRELIMRPVDTAAINAEIDRLKEEKRSIDDELDELDSLSDRLPELETRRTQLADRIEETEAELEAAREELETADASVQRSREEKDSLDNKLDALGDARDELESIRYDLETERESLDSLRTDRDEVEAELDAADGEEEVDVTKIEAELDRLRDRQQALDSTVKQLQSVIQFNEEMLEGTNEEIAQALRDDENGSVTDGLLADSAVVCWTCGSEVDEGDIEATLDRLRELRQEKIAERRSLKQEVSEQQSRRDEVRNATREYEQLERRLTSVEDEIERREDKVEQLQERRAELKERVTELEDEVESLEDETYSEVLDRHKDVNRREFELDRLRDEKREVEAELEEIERRLDDREDLEAEREEINEELEELRTRIDRIEREAVTEFNEHMDEVLSLLEYRNIDRIWIERTEKRVREGRRRVTKNSFDLHIIRSTDDGTAYEDTVDHLSESEREVTGLVFALAGYLVHEVYETCPFLLMDSLEAIDSNRIAALVDYFASFADNLVVALLPEDAQALDDDYRRVTDI; this is encoded by the coding sequence ATGACCTCAGCACAGACGCCGGATACCGACGTGGACACCGCCATCGACGTCCACGTCGAGAACGTCGGTGGCATCTCCGACGCCGACGTCACGCTTCGACCGGGTGTCACAGTTCTCGCCGGCCGGAACGCGACGAACCGTACCTCGTTCCTTCAGGCACTCATGTCCGCGCTCGGGAGCGAGCACGTCTCGCTCAAGGGCGACGCCGACGAGGGACGCGTCGACCTGTCAGTCGGCGGCGAGACGTTCACACGGACGCTCGAACGCGCCGGGAGCAGCGTTCGCACGGGCGGGACACCCTACCTGGACAAGCCCGAACTCGCCGACCTGTTCGCGTTCCTGCTCGAGTCGAACGAGGCGCGCCGGGCCGTCGCCCGCGGTGACGACCTCCGCGAGCTCATCATGCGTCCGGTCGATACGGCCGCGATCAACGCCGAGATCGACCGGCTCAAAGAGGAGAAGCGCTCGATCGACGACGAACTCGACGAACTCGACAGCCTCTCCGACCGGCTCCCCGAACTCGAGACGCGGCGAACCCAGCTCGCAGACCGGATCGAGGAGACGGAGGCCGAACTCGAAGCCGCCCGTGAGGAGCTGGAGACGGCCGACGCGAGCGTCCAGCGCTCGCGAGAGGAGAAGGACAGCCTCGACAACAAGCTCGACGCACTCGGCGACGCGCGCGACGAGCTCGAGTCCATCCGGTACGACCTGGAGACCGAGCGCGAGAGCCTCGACTCGCTCCGGACCGACCGCGACGAGGTGGAGGCCGAACTCGACGCGGCCGACGGCGAGGAGGAGGTCGACGTCACGAAGATCGAGGCCGAACTCGACCGCCTCCGCGACCGCCAGCAGGCGCTCGATTCGACCGTCAAGCAGCTCCAGAGCGTCATCCAGTTCAACGAGGAGATGCTCGAGGGGACGAACGAGGAGATCGCTCAGGCGCTCCGCGACGACGAGAACGGGTCGGTGACCGACGGCCTGCTCGCCGACAGCGCCGTCGTCTGCTGGACCTGCGGCTCCGAGGTCGACGAGGGTGACATCGAGGCGACGCTCGACCGCCTGCGGGAGCTGCGTCAGGAGAAGATCGCCGAGCGGCGCTCGCTCAAACAGGAGGTGTCGGAACAGCAGTCACGCCGTGACGAGGTCCGCAACGCCACCAGGGAGTACGAGCAACTCGAACGCCGACTGACGAGCGTCGAAGACGAGATCGAGCGACGCGAGGACAAGGTCGAGCAGCTTCAAGAACGCCGCGCGGAGTTGAAAGAGCGCGTCACCGAACTGGAAGACGAAGTCGAGTCGCTCGAAGACGAGACCTACAGCGAGGTGCTCGACCGCCACAAGGACGTCAACCGCCGCGAGTTCGAACTCGACCGGCTCAGAGACGAGAAGCGCGAGGTCGAAGCCGAACTGGAGGAGATCGAACGCCGACTCGACGACCGCGAGGACCTCGAGGCCGAGCGAGAAGAGATCAACGAGGAACTGGAAGAACTCCGGACGCGCATCGACCGCATCGAGCGCGAGGCTGTCACGGAGTTCAACGAACACATGGACGAGGTGCTCTCGCTCCTCGAGTACCGGAACATCGACCGCATCTGGATCGAACGGACCGAGAAACGGGTGCGTGAGGGACGCCGCCGGGTGACGAAGAACTCGTTCGACCTCCACATCATCCGGTCGACCGACGACGGCACCGCCTACGAGGACACGGTCGACCACCTCTCCGAGAGCGAACGCGAGGTCACCGGCTTGGTGTTCGCCCTCGCGGGCTATCTCGTCCACGAGGTGTACGAGACCTGTCCCTTCCTCCTCATGGACTCGCTGGAGGCGATCGACTCGAACCGAATCGCCGCGCTCGTCGACTACTTCGCCTCCTTCGCCGACAACCTCGTGGTCGCGCTGCTCCCCGAGGACGCGCAGGCACTCGACGACGACTACCGGCGTGTCACCGACATCTGA